From one Thermatribacter velox genomic stretch:
- a CDS encoding homocysteine S-methyltransferase family protein: MLCERLEKGIVVFDGAMGTRLQERGLKAGHPPDEWNISHPEEVLAVHISYVEAGSDMIQTNTFGSNRLQLKRHGLEDRIKIINQKAVQIAKEALRENVLLASSIGPLGEFLEPFGDLTKEKARDTFREQMEILREEGITIFHLETFSSLQEALIAAEVALELKAEIIVSLTFQKRGDGTFTTLMGETPQRVSFTLQDLPVAAIGSNCGTGIHEMLFLVQELRKHYQEGFISCKPNAGIPRVEGDKILYTETPQDFAQVTQELIKVPVNIIGGCCGTTAEHIKAIRKTVDDYSASKRS, translated from the coding sequence ATGCTGTGCGAAAGGTTGGAAAAAGGAATTGTTGTTTTCGATGGTGCGATGGGCACTCGCCTCCAGGAAAGGGGTCTTAAAGCTGGACATCCACCAGATGAGTGGAACATTTCGCATCCTGAAGAGGTTCTGGCTGTACACATAAGTTATGTAGAAGCTGGGTCAGATATGATTCAAACCAATACTTTTGGTTCGAACCGCTTGCAGCTTAAAAGGCACGGACTCGAAGATAGGATAAAGATTATTAACCAAAAAGCAGTGCAAATTGCAAAAGAAGCTCTTAGAGAAAACGTTCTACTTGCTTCCTCAATAGGTCCCTTGGGAGAGTTTTTGGAGCCTTTTGGTGACCTGACCAAAGAAAAAGCCAGGGATACTTTCAGGGAGCAGATGGAAATTTTGAGAGAAGAAGGTATTACAATTTTTCACTTGGAAACTTTTTCTTCTTTACAGGAAGCTTTAATCGCTGCGGAAGTGGCTCTGGAGTTGAAGGCTGAAATCATAGTCAGTTTAACCTTTCAAAAGCGAGGAGATGGCACCTTCACCACGTTGATGGGTGAAACCCCCCAAAGAGTATCCTTTACCTTGCAGGATTTACCCGTAGCGGCCATTGGTTCCAATTGCGGAACCGGCATCCATGAAATGCTTTTTCTCGTGCAAGAATTGCGCAAACATTACCAGGAGGGCTTTATTTCCTGCAAACCTAACGCAGGGATACCTCGGGTCGAGGGAGATAAAATTCTATATACTGAAACTCCTCAGGACTTTGCCCAGGTAACTCAGGAACTAATCAAAGTGCCAGTGAATATAATCGGAGGCTGTTGTGGTACCACGGCTGAGCATATAAAAGCTATTCGAAAAACAGTTGACGACTATTCCGCTTCAAAAAGAAGTTGA
- a CDS encoding iron-containing alcohol dehydrogenase, giving the protein MLNFEYQNPTRVIFGKDETKRVGKECKKYGEKILFIYGQGSIKKTGLYDKILSLLKEEGLLVYELGGVKPNPLISKVREGVEICKQENIDLVLAVGGGSVLDTGKIVALGAKYDGDPWDFFTGKAEPKEKLPLACVLTLAATGSEMNRNAVISNEETQEKLAVKHPVLFPDFSILDPVNTLTVPREHTVYGIVDIIAHVFEQYFHPVPETPLQDRFAEGIMLTLIENTHRVLKKLDDYDARANIMWCSTLALNHLIEAGACGDFATHQIEHELSALYDIPHGAGLAILFPQWMKYVIDVIPEKFAQFAERVWGISREGKDVKEVALAGIERTKQWFSEIGAPVSLKEVGIGRENLERMAEHATRLGPLGYTKKLYKQDVLNILEMSL; this is encoded by the coding sequence ATGCTCAACTTCGAATATCAGAATCCTACCAGGGTAATCTTTGGGAAAGATGAAACGAAGCGGGTGGGTAAGGAATGCAAAAAGTATGGCGAAAAGATTCTCTTCATCTATGGTCAGGGAAGCATCAAAAAAACTGGCCTCTATGATAAGATACTTTCCCTCCTCAAGGAGGAAGGGTTGCTGGTTTATGAGCTTGGTGGCGTCAAACCCAATCCCCTGATTTCCAAAGTTAGAGAGGGAGTTGAAATTTGCAAGCAAGAAAACATTGACCTGGTGCTCGCTGTAGGTGGAGGAAGTGTTCTGGATACTGGAAAAATAGTCGCTCTGGGGGCAAAGTACGATGGTGACCCCTGGGACTTTTTCACAGGCAAGGCCGAGCCTAAGGAAAAACTTCCTCTCGCCTGTGTACTCACGCTTGCTGCAACAGGTTCAGAGATGAATCGCAATGCAGTCATCTCTAATGAAGAGACCCAGGAAAAACTTGCGGTAAAGCACCCGGTCCTCTTTCCTGATTTTTCAATTCTGGACCCGGTTAACACGCTTACTGTGCCCCGAGAGCATACCGTGTATGGCATCGTGGATATCATTGCCCATGTTTTCGAACAGTATTTCCATCCAGTTCCCGAGACACCACTCCAGGATCGCTTTGCAGAAGGAATAATGCTTACGCTGATTGAAAATACACATCGGGTTCTGAAAAAACTTGATGACTATGATGCCAGAGCAAATATCATGTGGTGTAGCACTCTGGCTCTCAACCACCTCATTGAAGCAGGAGCCTGTGGTGATTTTGCAACACACCAGATAGAACACGAACTCAGCGCTCTTTATGATATTCCGCATGGAGCAGGGTTGGCAATTCTTTTTCCGCAGTGGATGAAGTATGTCATAGATGTAATACCCGAAAAGTTTGCACAATTCGCAGAGAGAGTATGGGGTATTTCCCGAGAAGGTAAGGACGTGAAAGAGGTTGCACTCGCTGGCATTGAGCGGACCAAGCAATGGTTTTCTGAAATTGGAGCACCGGTGAGTCTGAAAGAAGTAGGTATTGGGAGAGAAAACTTGGAACGCATGGCTGAACACGCTACCCGTCTGGGACCACTTGGTTATACCAAAAAACTTTACAAGCAGGACGTGCTTAACATTCTGGAAATGTCACTTTAA
- a CDS encoding manganese efflux pump MntP family protein, whose amino-acid sequence MLEVFVVAFGLGLDAFSLSLVFGMCQKVCPLGAKLRLSLSFGAFQFGMPILGFFAGTTTLHYVSSFDHLVAFLILLFVGIKMFWEGLKNKPEENVDFSKGIPLLLASLATSIDALAVGFSFAFMGNAIYVRALIIGVVCALMSYLAVSLGHRFGKAFIPHPELLGGVAIVAVGVKILLQG is encoded by the coding sequence GTGTTAGAGGTCTTTGTAGTCGCCTTTGGATTAGGGCTCGATGCTTTTTCACTTTCCCTGGTGTTTGGGATGTGCCAGAAGGTATGTCCTCTGGGAGCAAAGTTACGTCTTTCACTTTCTTTTGGGGCATTCCAGTTTGGAATGCCCATCCTGGGTTTTTTTGCTGGGACTACAACCCTGCACTATGTCTCAAGTTTTGATCACTTAGTGGCTTTTCTCATTTTACTTTTTGTGGGTATTAAAATGTTTTGGGAAGGTTTAAAAAACAAGCCTGAAGAGAATGTGGATTTCAGCAAGGGAATACCACTGCTTTTAGCTTCTCTGGCTACCAGCATTGATGCCCTGGCAGTGGGATTTTCCTTTGCGTTTATGGGAAATGCCATATACGTGCGTGCTCTGATTATAGGGGTGGTATGCGCATTGATGAGCTACCTTGCGGTGTCATTGGGGCATCGCTTCGGTAAGGCTTTCATCCCTCATCCCGAACTCCTGGGTGGAGTGGCTATCGTAGCAGTGGGAGTTAAAATTCTGCTGCAAGGGTAG
- a CDS encoding FGGY-family carbohydrate kinase, which yields MYLLGTDIGTQGTKTVMVDEKGNFITDAFREYQVITPRPSWAEQWPDVWLEAVVETIAECVKKSGVKPQEIAGLALSGLYGGSGIPVDDKVQPLYPCLIWMDRRARKETQWVKDNVPLEKIFGITGNYVDSYYGFTKMMWIRNNLPEIWNKIYQFVTPKDYVIYRFTGNLITDFSSAGNIGGVFDIHKRTWSDEMCEILGIPRRMLPEVILKSSDVAGKLNKEFAQAMGLLEGTPVVAGGVDAPVAQLCAGVLEPGEHVAMAGTSMCWGTVHGGEYLTPGLVSFPYVVYDDKLIYTFGGSATSGALARWFRDQFGRYEKEVEQNTGISAYTLLELQAKDIAPGSAGILVLPYFMGERSPIWDPDARGTILGLSLYHNRAHVYRAMLEAAAYSLRHNMEEALKTGMKLNPECWIVGGVARSSFWVQIFADVTGFNMKRLSKDVEAPFGDAFLAGLGTGVIDKPERIKDWVSFRPVIEVDAERHQIYTRYYELFKELYQSTREVMQKLAELSGSV from the coding sequence ATGTACCTTTTGGGAACAGACATTGGAACTCAGGGAACCAAAACAGTAATGGTTGATGAGAAGGGTAACTTTATTACCGATGCCTTTCGTGAGTATCAGGTGATAACCCCCCGCCCTTCCTGGGCAGAACAGTGGCCCGACGTATGGCTTGAAGCAGTGGTGGAGACTATCGCTGAATGTGTAAAGAAATCGGGAGTTAAACCTCAAGAAATTGCTGGGCTGGCTTTGAGTGGGCTTTACGGAGGGTCCGGAATCCCGGTAGATGATAAAGTACAACCCCTTTATCCCTGTCTCATCTGGATGGACCGGAGAGCCCGCAAAGAAACGCAATGGGTTAAAGATAATGTGCCTCTGGAAAAGATTTTTGGTATAACTGGCAATTATGTGGATTCCTATTATGGTTTTACCAAAATGATGTGGATACGCAACAATCTTCCTGAGATATGGAACAAAATCTACCAGTTTGTTACTCCTAAGGATTACGTCATATATCGTTTTACAGGAAATTTGATTACCGATTTTTCTTCAGCCGGCAATATTGGAGGAGTTTTTGATATTCACAAGCGCACCTGGTCAGATGAAATGTGTGAAATCCTGGGTATTCCTCGCAGGATGCTACCTGAAGTAATCCTTAAATCTTCGGACGTAGCTGGCAAGCTCAACAAGGAGTTTGCTCAAGCTATGGGACTTCTGGAGGGGACACCAGTAGTAGCAGGTGGTGTGGACGCTCCCGTGGCGCAACTCTGTGCAGGAGTTCTTGAGCCGGGAGAGCATGTTGCCATGGCAGGCACCTCCATGTGTTGGGGAACTGTACATGGTGGAGAGTATTTGACCCCGGGTTTGGTCAGTTTTCCGTACGTTGTTTATGATGATAAACTCATTTATACTTTTGGTGGTAGTGCCACCTCTGGCGCTCTTGCCCGCTGGTTTAGAGACCAGTTTGGTCGTTACGAAAAAGAAGTGGAGCAGAACACTGGCATATCAGCTTATACGTTGCTTGAGTTGCAGGCAAAAGACATTGCTCCTGGCAGTGCGGGCATTCTGGTTCTACCATACTTCATGGGCGAACGTTCCCCCATCTGGGATCCTGACGCGAGGGGAACCATTCTGGGGCTTTCGCTCTATCACAACCGCGCCCATGTCTATCGGGCCATGCTTGAAGCAGCTGCTTATTCACTGCGTCATAACATGGAAGAAGCCCTTAAGACTGGAATGAAACTTAATCCCGAGTGCTGGATCGTGGGAGGTGTTGCTCGCTCCAGTTTCTGGGTACAAATATTTGCCGATGTAACCGGCTTTAACATGAAGCGCCTTTCCAAAGATGTCGAAGCACCTTTCGGAGATGCTTTTCTTGCCGGTCTTGGTACTGGAGTGATCGACAAGCCAGAGAGAATAAAAGATTGGGTAAGCTTTAGACCGGTCATTGAAGTCGATGCTGAACGTCACCAAATTTACACTCGCTACTACGAACTGTTTAAAGAGCTTTATCAGTCAACCCGGGAAGTAATGCAGAAACTGGCTGAGCTTTCAGGTAGCGTTTGA
- a CDS encoding FAD-dependent oxidoreductase, translating into MKYPNLFSPLTIKKVELRNRIIMPPMATNLGSAFGEVTPELIEYYRLRAAGGVGLIIIENAQVDMYQGRSLTSQIAVDDDKFLAGLKALAEAIHVEGAKTFLQIQHGGRQCTPSTTSGLQPVAPSPIACKFLGVEPRELSTDEIKSLVDKFVQAALRAKLAGFDGVEIHAAHGYLINEFLSPYTNKRSDEYGGSFENRLRFLDEIIDGIRQLTGEDFVVGVRLSVDEFVPGGIDLEQGKAIAKHLEEKGIDYLSVSCGIYESVSTIIEPVNYEEGWRVYLAEALKKEVSLPIITVGVIRHPEFAEKILAEGKADLVAIGRGLIADPEWPNKAFRGEEEYINYCISCNVGCIGELFANGKVHCAINPWAGREFYWGKQDLATCSKKVVVVGGGPAGMEAAMLCAQRGHEVVLIEKEERLGGQLLLAATAPGKDKIRWFLQYLEKMLQKLKVRVITGEEATPDKILAMEPDVVFVATGGEPIIPEFSQLEAAISTTAWDVLKGKITPSKKEVAVIGGGMVGCETALYLSDLDNKVYLLEMLPQLAQDAEIITRIELLKELNERGNITIMSNTKCMDVIGGRVVYLCEADPQTSELHVDYLVFALGTRPRRELFEALKGRINEVYLIGDARSPRKIYHAVLEAANFARQV; encoded by the coding sequence ATGAAGTACCCTAATCTTTTTTCACCACTGACGATTAAAAAAGTAGAACTCAGAAATCGGATTATAATGCCACCTATGGCTACTAACCTGGGTAGTGCTTTTGGGGAAGTGACTCCAGAACTTATAGAGTATTATCGCCTTAGAGCAGCAGGCGGAGTGGGACTTATTATTATCGAAAATGCGCAGGTAGATATGTACCAGGGAAGGAGCTTAACTTCTCAAATAGCTGTAGACGACGACAAGTTCCTGGCAGGATTAAAAGCTCTCGCTGAGGCAATACACGTTGAGGGAGCAAAAACTTTTTTGCAAATTCAGCACGGAGGACGGCAATGTACACCTTCGACAACCTCTGGTCTCCAGCCAGTAGCTCCATCTCCTATTGCCTGCAAATTTCTCGGTGTGGAGCCAAGAGAGCTAAGCACAGATGAAATTAAATCTCTTGTTGACAAATTTGTTCAAGCTGCCTTGAGAGCAAAGCTGGCAGGTTTTGATGGGGTGGAAATTCATGCCGCGCACGGCTACCTGATCAACGAGTTTCTATCTCCCTACACCAATAAGCGTTCCGATGAGTATGGAGGAAGTTTCGAAAACAGGTTGCGCTTTCTTGACGAGATAATCGACGGTATAAGGCAGCTGACCGGAGAAGATTTTGTGGTAGGAGTACGTCTTAGCGTTGACGAGTTTGTGCCGGGAGGAATTGATCTTGAACAGGGTAAAGCTATTGCCAAACACCTTGAAGAAAAAGGGATTGATTACCTTAGCGTAAGCTGTGGAATATACGAGTCGGTTAGTACTATTATAGAACCGGTAAACTATGAAGAAGGCTGGCGAGTTTATTTGGCCGAAGCCCTTAAGAAAGAGGTTTCTTTACCAATTATAACGGTTGGAGTTATAAGGCATCCTGAATTTGCAGAAAAAATTCTTGCCGAGGGCAAGGCGGATCTTGTGGCGATAGGAAGAGGCTTGATAGCAGACCCGGAGTGGCCCAACAAAGCGTTTCGAGGAGAAGAGGAATATATTAACTACTGCATAAGCTGTAATGTAGGATGTATAGGAGAGCTGTTTGCCAACGGTAAGGTTCACTGTGCAATAAACCCCTGGGCAGGAAGAGAATTTTATTGGGGCAAGCAGGATCTGGCTACCTGCTCTAAAAAGGTAGTGGTTGTTGGTGGCGGTCCAGCTGGAATGGAAGCAGCAATGCTCTGTGCTCAACGGGGGCACGAGGTTGTTTTAATAGAGAAGGAAGAAAGACTTGGTGGTCAACTTCTCCTGGCAGCCACTGCACCAGGCAAAGATAAAATCCGCTGGTTCCTCCAGTACCTGGAGAAAATGCTTCAGAAGCTTAAAGTCCGGGTAATTACCGGCGAAGAGGCTACTCCTGACAAGATTCTGGCTATGGAACCTGATGTGGTTTTTGTTGCGACGGGTGGTGAGCCCATAATCCCCGAATTTTCGCAACTGGAAGCCGCCATCAGCACCACAGCCTGGGATGTTTTAAAGGGTAAAATCACTCCTTCTAAGAAGGAAGTAGCGGTTATAGGCGGAGGTATGGTAGGTTGTGAAACTGCCCTTTATCTTTCGGACCTGGATAACAAAGTGTACCTCTTGGAAATGCTGCCTCAACTTGCTCAGGACGCAGAAATTATAACCCGCATAGAGCTTTTGAAGGAACTCAATGAAAGAGGTAACATCACCATCATGAGCAATACCAAATGCATGGATGTGATTGGAGGGAGGGTAGTGTACCTCTGCGAAGCCGATCCCCAAACATCTGAATTGCATGTTGATTACCTGGTTTTTGCTCTGGGCACTCGACCAAGAAGGGAGCTCTTTGAAGCGTTGAAAGGAAGGATCAACGAAGTATACCTTATAGGTGATGCAAGAAGTCCTCGCAAAATTTATCACGCAGTTTTGGAGGCGGCAAATTTTGCACGCCAGGTGTGA
- a CDS encoding NAD-dependent epimerase/dehydratase family protein, protein MIKKGRVLVIGGTGHIGSFLVPMLVSEGYEVVVLTRGLTQPFPRNFLFSRVHTEIIDRSQDEQNGRLQEVIKKYQPEAIIDLICFEPQSADYLIELLSGSDALLLSCGTAWVYGPVQKVPVEETHPRNPLNDYARKKALIEEKLLQACRAGKFPAVLIHPGHITGAGKTLVTPFGDHNPETLQKIINGEEIFLLDGGFSILHHVHPFDVAQLFVKALKYRKKAIGESFNCGASHAMTFYGMGVFFASLFGKELRFRCIQLEEYTEQFGFPEEAYYHVRQGCCMSIEKARKLLSFQPAYSPEQAIIDATNYLLQQGVLKVKNNE, encoded by the coding sequence ATGATAAAAAAAGGCAGAGTTTTAGTGATTGGTGGTACCGGCCATATAGGAAGCTTTCTGGTACCAATGCTTGTAAGCGAAGGTTATGAAGTGGTTGTTTTGACCAGAGGATTGACGCAGCCTTTCCCTCGGAACTTTCTTTTCTCAAGGGTTCACACTGAAATCATTGACCGTTCTCAAGATGAACAGAATGGCCGATTGCAGGAGGTTATCAAGAAATACCAGCCGGAAGCAATCATTGATTTGATTTGCTTTGAACCTCAAAGCGCTGACTACCTGATTGAACTTCTTTCAGGAAGTGATGCCTTACTCCTTTCCTGCGGTACGGCCTGGGTATATGGTCCCGTGCAAAAAGTACCAGTTGAAGAAACCCATCCTCGCAATCCCCTAAATGACTATGCTCGAAAAAAAGCACTGATAGAAGAGAAACTGCTTCAGGCCTGTCGTGCAGGGAAATTCCCTGCGGTCCTGATTCATCCTGGACACATAACCGGTGCTGGCAAAACTCTGGTTACTCCCTTTGGTGACCACAACCCGGAAACACTGCAGAAAATCATTAATGGCGAAGAAATCTTTTTGCTTGATGGAGGATTTTCAATCCTGCACCATGTTCATCCTTTCGATGTCGCTCAGCTGTTTGTAAAAGCTCTGAAATATAGAAAAAAAGCAATTGGTGAAAGCTTTAATTGTGGGGCTTCACATGCCATGACTTTCTACGGGATGGGCGTGTTTTTCGCTTCGCTTTTTGGAAAAGAACTGCGCTTCAGGTGCATTCAGCTCGAAGAATATACGGAGCAATTTGGCTTTCCCGAAGAGGCTTACTATCATGTACGTCAGGGCTGTTGCATGTCGATAGAAAAGGCTCGAAAGCTTTTGAGCTTCCAGCCAGCCTATTCTCCAGAGCAAGCGATTATCGATGCTACCAATTACCTTTTGCAACAGGGAGTGTTAAAGGTCAAAAACAATGAGTAG
- a CDS encoding flavin reductase produces the protein MNLDALFSVNCGMYVISSALEEKRGGCIVNAVVQVTAFPPQIVASVNKESYTQELIKESGYFGISVLEKDTPLQVIGLFGFKSCRNIDKFAEVKHFKGKTGVPLLSEYSVAYIEAKVIKVLDAGTHFIFLGEVVETDFLDSSKEAMTYGYYRDVKGGKVPRTAATYHEEGEGAGAISSERYRCRICGYIYDSRFGDPDSGVSPNTPFAELPEDWVCPICGAGKDQFEKL, from the coding sequence ATGAATTTGGATGCGCTTTTTTCGGTCAACTGTGGAATGTACGTTATTTCTTCCGCCCTTGAAGAGAAAAGAGGCGGTTGCATTGTCAACGCTGTGGTTCAGGTCACTGCCTTTCCCCCTCAAATCGTAGCCAGTGTAAACAAGGAGAGTTACACCCAAGAACTTATCAAGGAAAGTGGTTATTTTGGAATTTCGGTGCTGGAAAAGGACACGCCTCTTCAGGTCATTGGTCTTTTTGGGTTTAAAAGTTGCAGGAATATTGATAAGTTTGCCGAAGTAAAACATTTCAAAGGCAAGACAGGGGTACCCTTGCTTTCTGAGTACAGCGTAGCTTACATAGAGGCCAAAGTGATCAAAGTTCTGGACGCAGGCACTCATTTTATATTCCTGGGTGAAGTGGTCGAAACGGATTTTCTGGATTCTTCTAAGGAAGCCATGACCTATGGTTATTACCGTGATGTGAAAGGGGGCAAGGTACCGCGTACTGCGGCCACCTACCACGAAGAAGGGGAGGGAGCTGGAGCTATTTCATCAGAGCGCTATCGCTGCAGAATATGTGGCTATATCTACGATTCCCGCTTTGGTGACCCTGACTCAGGCGTCAGCCCTAACACCCCATTTGCGGAGTTGCCCGAAGACTGGGTCTGTCCTATATGTGGAGCTGGCAAAGACCAATTTGAGAAACTATGA
- a CDS encoding class II fructose-bisphosphate aldolase has translation MQQEWKEILKAASIGRIMEAAYREHVLVPAFNIAYLPMVKTIFDVLKETCTFALLEVSRPDIMRFGAESFKAVKEEYARWEDPSLARLHQDHVPVIDEEGNLVNWKELIQEALLLGYHSVMIDGSRLPFQENVRVTQEVVSMAHPRGVCVEAELGAVLGHEKGPLPPYEELFASGKGFTSPEDAEKFVKVTGVDWLSIAIGNIHGAISGAAKDQKKVEARLNIEWLKEIARRTQIPLVLHGGSGIRKEYVQEAIRNGITKINVGTEIRQAYEKGLKEGGNIESARSILKDKLFELIEEYYEIQGTALKLAEALKEVS, from the coding sequence ATGCAACAAGAATGGAAAGAAATTCTAAAAGCAGCTTCGATTGGTAGGATTATGGAAGCAGCTTATCGGGAACATGTCCTGGTTCCTGCTTTCAACATTGCTTACCTTCCAATGGTGAAAACTATATTTGATGTCCTGAAAGAAACCTGCACTTTTGCTTTGCTGGAAGTATCCCGTCCTGATATTATGCGTTTTGGTGCTGAAAGCTTTAAAGCGGTCAAAGAAGAATATGCTCGCTGGGAAGACCCTTCTCTGGCTCGTTTGCACCAGGACCATGTTCCGGTCATTGATGAAGAAGGGAATCTGGTAAACTGGAAAGAACTTATTCAGGAAGCGCTTCTTCTTGGCTATCATTCAGTAATGATCGATGGTTCCCGCTTGCCTTTCCAGGAAAACGTTCGGGTTACTCAGGAAGTAGTTTCTATGGCTCACCCCCGGGGAGTATGTGTGGAAGCCGAGCTTGGAGCCGTCTTGGGGCACGAGAAAGGGCCCTTGCCTCCCTATGAAGAGCTTTTTGCTTCAGGAAAGGGTTTCACTTCTCCTGAAGATGCGGAAAAATTTGTCAAGGTAACAGGGGTGGATTGGCTTTCAATAGCAATAGGCAATATTCACGGTGCAATAAGTGGAGCCGCAAAAGACCAGAAGAAGGTGGAAGCACGCCTCAACATAGAGTGGCTGAAGGAAATAGCCAGACGTACCCAGATACCCCTGGTTTTACATGGAGGCTCGGGCATTAGAAAAGAGTACGTTCAGGAAGCAATTCGCAATGGCATCACCAAAATCAACGTGGGAACAGAAATTCGTCAAGCTTATGAAAAAGGCTTAAAAGAAGGTGGTAATATAGAAAGCGCTCGGAGCATTTTGAAAGATAAGCTATTTGAATTGATAGAAGAGTATTATGAAATACAAGGCACAGCCCTCAAGTTGGCTGAAGCCCTTAAGGAGGTTTCTTAA
- a CDS encoding nodulation protein NfeD: MDNFFGKALIVFFILTILLAVSSSALAEQPIIWVPLKDIPDVGAVEWGLASFVKRALEEAQKRDAQAVIFEIDTFGGRVDAMLFIKDLIFKAPIKTVAFVNSKAWSAGVFIALSCEKIFITPDGSIGASEPRSGQEDVEKPDPKTVSAIRAQIEALAQARGRDPTIFAAMVDRNVEIEGLKKKGALLTLPAYLALQHQAVDGIARGREEVLEQLGFDGPLISLTPSWSELLARFLTHPAIVPLLLLLAFGGIFLEIMTPGFGIPGAVGITATALFFGGRYIAGLSGWEPLILFIAGITLLAIEILVIPGFGAVGVSGIVALVMSLYLVLRTTRILFRGTVILEMLLYLAIMGAIFLVGLFFLPKNPIWSRLGLQEKVSPPEKTQETSPYRALLGQIGTAKTILRPAGVIEIDGKSYDAISRGEFIRAGEKVVVDEVRGNKIIVIRKKED, from the coding sequence ATGGATAACTTTTTTGGAAAAGCCCTTATAGTATTTTTTATACTGACTATCCTTCTTGCAGTATCTTCTTCTGCCCTCGCTGAACAGCCGATAATCTGGGTGCCTCTCAAAGATATTCCTGATGTGGGGGCAGTGGAATGGGGTTTGGCCAGCTTTGTAAAGAGAGCACTGGAAGAAGCTCAAAAACGTGACGCTCAGGCAGTGATATTTGAAATCGACACCTTTGGTGGTAGAGTGGACGCCATGCTTTTTATAAAAGACCTCATTTTTAAAGCACCCATCAAAACGGTAGCTTTCGTAAATTCAAAGGCCTGGTCTGCGGGAGTGTTCATAGCTCTTTCCTGTGAAAAAATTTTTATCACTCCTGATGGTAGTATTGGCGCCAGCGAACCTCGTTCTGGGCAAGAAGACGTAGAGAAACCAGACCCTAAAACTGTTTCCGCCATCCGCGCTCAGATAGAAGCACTGGCTCAAGCACGGGGACGAGATCCCACTATTTTTGCCGCTATGGTTGACCGCAATGTGGAAATCGAGGGATTGAAGAAGAAGGGAGCGCTTTTGACTCTCCCTGCTTATCTGGCTCTGCAACACCAGGCGGTTGACGGTATAGCTCGCGGTCGGGAAGAAGTTTTGGAACAACTGGGTTTTGATGGTCCCTTGATTTCCCTTACTCCTTCCTGGTCTGAGTTGCTGGCCCGATTTTTAACCCATCCTGCGATAGTTCCCCTCCTCCTTCTACTTGCTTTCGGTGGCATCTTCCTTGAAATCATGACCCCTGGTTTCGGTATACCCGGGGCTGTGGGAATCACTGCTACAGCTCTATTTTTTGGAGGAAGGTATATAGCAGGGTTATCAGGATGGGAGCCTCTGATTCTCTTTATTGCCGGAATTACTCTTTTAGCCATTGAAATCCTGGTAATTCCAGGTTTTGGCGCTGTTGGCGTATCTGGCATTGTCGCTTTGGTGATGTCGCTGTACCTGGTGCTGAGAACTACCAGAATTCTCTTCCGAGGAACAGTTATTCTCGAGATGCTCCTTTATCTTGCCATCATGGGAGCAATCTTTTTGGTTGGACTTTTCTTCCTTCCCAAAAATCCTATCTGGAGCAGGTTGGGGCTTCAGGAAAAGGTTTCTCCTCCAGAAAAAACTCAAGAGACTTCACCATACCGGGCGCTGTTGGGTCAAATAGGTACGGCTAAAACCATACTTCGTCCAGCTGGAGTTATAGAAATCGATGGTAAATCCTACGATGCTATCAGCAGGGGAGAGTTTATCAGAGCTGGTGAGAAAGTGGTGGTAGACGAAGTGCGGGGTAACAAAATAATAGTCATCAGAAAAAAGGAGGACTGA